The proteins below come from a single Verrucomicrobiota bacterium genomic window:
- a CDS encoding NAD-dependent epimerase/dehydratase family protein has product MKTAVVCGAGGFIASHLVKRLKREGYWVRGVDIKSPEFSPSAADEFRVLDLRDEKSCQEALSIPQGTPDEVYQLAADMGGMGFIHSAECEIMHNSVLINVHMTHHAALRGVKRYFFSSSVCVYRDMKPGEPEMTEAEAIPAHPDNEYGWEKLYSERMAMAYGRRHGMKVRIARFQNCYGPEGTWRGGREKAPAAICRKVAGVPDGGTVEIWGDGSAVRSYTYVDDMVDGIYRLMQSDLEGAVNIGCPQYVTVRELVEAVAQVSGKQITIKSVPGPVGVQSRNFSNARIYSIGWKSQFDLLAGIRQTYPWITQQVNATGHKE; this is encoded by the coding sequence ATGAAAACAGCAGTTGTTTGCGGTGCAGGTGGTTTCATTGCCAGCCACTTGGTGAAACGCTTAAAACGCGAGGGCTACTGGGTGCGCGGCGTGGATATCAAATCGCCTGAATTTTCCCCTTCAGCAGCGGATGAATTTCGCGTTTTGGACCTGCGGGATGAGAAAAGCTGCCAGGAAGCCCTGAGCATTCCTCAAGGTACACCGGATGAGGTGTATCAGTTGGCTGCAGACATGGGCGGCATGGGTTTTATCCACTCGGCTGAATGCGAGATCATGCATAATAGCGTGTTGATTAATGTCCACATGACACATCACGCCGCATTGCGCGGAGTGAAACGTTACTTTTTCTCCTCTTCCGTCTGCGTTTATCGGGATATGAAACCCGGCGAGCCGGAAATGACGGAGGCCGAAGCTATTCCCGCGCATCCAGACAACGAGTATGGTTGGGAAAAGTTGTACTCCGAACGCATGGCGATGGCGTATGGACGGCGTCATGGCATGAAAGTGCGCATTGCGCGCTTCCAGAATTGTTATGGGCCAGAAGGCACATGGCGCGGCGGACGGGAAAAGGCGCCCGCGGCAATCTGCCGTAAAGTGGCCGGAGTGCCGGATGGCGGCACCGTTGAAATCTGGGGGGATGGCAGTGCGGTTCGCTCGTACACATACGTGGATGATATGGTGGATGGCATCTATCGCCTGATGCAATCAGATTTGGAGGGGGCGGTGAATATTGGGTGTCCCCAGTACGTGACGGTCCGGGAGCTGGTAGAAGCGGTGGCCCAGGTTTCTGGCAAGCAAATCACCATTAAATCCGTACCTGGTCCAGTCGGCGTGCAATCCCGAAATTTCAGTAACGCACGCATTTATAGTATCGGTTGGAAATCGCAATTTGATTTACTGGCGGGTATTCGGCAGACCTATCCGTGGATTACCCAACAGGTCAATGCCACCGGCCATAAGGAATAG